One Pseudonocardia abyssalis DNA segment encodes these proteins:
- a CDS encoding acyl-CoA dehydrogenase family protein, with translation MELSTEEQAVIATVREFVEREVRPVVRELEHADTYPEKLIEQMKELGIFGLAVPEPWGEAPVSMPCYALVTAELARGWMSLAGAMGGHTVVAKLLVAFGTRDQQERWLPRMATGEVRATMALTEPGGGSDLQAMTTRARRTDGGYVVDGAKTWITNSRRSQLIALLCKTDPDASPAHRGISILLVEHGPGLTVSRDLPKLGYKGVESCELTFSDHRVADDALLGGVEGRGFAQMMTGLETGRIQVAARALGVGRAAFDDALRYSQERESFGKPIWQHQSIGNHLANMATKLTAAKQLILHAAERYETGQRCDLEAGMAKLFASEAAMEIALDAVRIHGGYGYSTEFDVERYFRDAPLMIVGEGTNEIQRNVIAAQLVKRGGLD, from the coding sequence GTGGAGCTGAGCACCGAGGAACAGGCCGTGATCGCCACCGTCCGGGAGTTCGTGGAACGCGAGGTCCGGCCGGTCGTCCGCGAGCTGGAGCACGCCGACACCTACCCCGAGAAGCTGATCGAGCAGATGAAGGAGCTCGGCATCTTCGGGCTCGCCGTGCCGGAGCCGTGGGGCGAGGCGCCGGTGTCGATGCCCTGCTACGCGCTCGTCACCGCCGAGCTGGCCCGGGGCTGGATGAGCCTGGCCGGGGCGATGGGCGGGCACACCGTCGTGGCGAAGCTGCTCGTCGCGTTCGGCACCCGGGACCAGCAGGAGCGCTGGCTGCCGCGGATGGCCACCGGCGAGGTGCGCGCCACGATGGCGCTGACGGAGCCCGGCGGCGGCTCCGACCTGCAGGCGATGACGACCCGCGCCCGACGCACCGACGGCGGGTACGTCGTCGACGGGGCGAAGACGTGGATCACCAACTCGCGGCGCTCGCAGCTCATCGCGCTGCTGTGCAAGACCGACCCGGACGCGTCCCCGGCGCACCGGGGCATCTCGATCCTGCTCGTCGAGCACGGTCCGGGGCTCACCGTGTCCCGCGACCTGCCCAAGCTGGGCTACAAGGGCGTCGAGAGCTGCGAGCTGACGTTCTCCGACCACCGCGTCGCCGACGACGCCCTGCTCGGCGGCGTCGAGGGGCGCGGGTTCGCGCAGATGATGACGGGCCTGGAGACCGGCCGCATCCAGGTGGCGGCGCGCGCGCTCGGCGTCGGACGGGCCGCGTTCGACGACGCCCTGCGCTACTCCCAGGAGCGGGAGAGCTTCGGCAAGCCGATCTGGCAGCACCAGTCGATCGGCAACCACCTCGCGAACATGGCCACGAAGCTCACCGCGGCCAAGCAGCTGATCCTGCACGCCGCCGAGCGGTACGAGACCGGGCAGCGCTGCGACCTGGAGGCGGGGATGGCGAAGCTGTTCGCCTCGGAGGCGGCCATGGAGATCGCCCTCGACGCGGTGCGCATCCACGGCGGGTACGGCTACTCCACCGAGTTCGACGTGGAGCGCTACTTCCGCGACGCCCCGCTGATGATCGTGGGCGAGGGGACGAACGAGATCCAGCGCAACGTCATCGCCGCGCAGCTGGTGAAGCGCGGGGGTCTCGACTGA